The Haliotis asinina isolate JCU_RB_2024 chromosome 2, JCU_Hal_asi_v2, whole genome shotgun sequence genomic interval CCCTAGATCCTTTTGGTGGACATTAATTCGTGACCGTCATTCCGTGACAAGCCGAACAACGATTACAGGATGTTACGAAAAGGGGCGAATGTGACGAATGGGGTTAAAAGGTCGACATTCGGCTAACCCCGGAAGAACACGAGCAGTCACGAACGGAATATCGGCAGTTCTCGAAGATCCTGGACTACGACGATTTCACTTGAATCGCGATTTCAAGTGAACATGTTACTTTGGTTTCAGCTTCTGGGAGGCGACGTGTATCACTACCACTCGAAGCTGATGATGAAAGAGGCCCAAACTGGGGGCTGCTTTGTGTGGCATCAGGATTATGGGTACTTTTGCAGAATAAATCACCATCCCATTATTTTGTCATGCAAACATTTCTTAATTGTAATGCCATTAACCAGCTGATCCTTGCTTAAAGATGGGTTTTTCAAATCTATTCATGTCGACTTGATTCGATTTTATTCTTTGTtggacccgtgaaaatccgcgTTAGAACTGATCCTCAGTAGTCCATGCTTGTAAGGAACgaatggtcaggctccctgacttggttgacacctgtcatcgtatcccaatggcGTAGATCGCTGTTCATTCTGtagatcattggattgtctcttccagactcgattacttacattatcacattattattattacctccgccatatagatggaatattgccgagtgcggcgtaaagctaaacttacTGTCCCGTTCACATATCATTCTTGGTTGTACTCGTAGCCAAGAGACCAAAGTTACCATACATGagggagttgtgtcccttacctTTTTCTTGGATCCGTTAATCGGTGGTTTGAGTCAGTTTCGTTATGATCCAATTTCAGGCAGTACCTTATGTGTAGCTCTATACTGACAGCTGACTCAAGCCGTCTCGTTGTGGTCAACCCCTAAAGATCAGGGTTACAATTGGCCATCAGGGACCTTGCTTGTCGTGACTTGTTCATGCACGTTATCATTCCCAATTGGACAGATCGATACATAAGCTGTTAATCACTTGTGTCTGCTTCAATCTGCCATCTAGCTggagtcagtgagtatggtCCTACGCCgcttattccatcaatatcacggcgggggacaccacattATACCCATGGGGAGAATCGATCCCGGGCCTTCAGTATGGctagccaacgctttaaccactaggctacctctaATGTTACTACTTTATATAGGGACATGGTACCCGTTGGCAACTGTGCTAAGATCGGCAAGaaacaactaacaaacaaaatatatacttgATATTACTGGACAGGTGCTCTAAGTCGCTCATGTTTTGATTGGCAGCTACTGGTACCACAACGGTCTTCTCAAACCAGACATGCTGGCGGTGTTCATGGCTATTGACAGGTGTAGCAAGGAGAACGGCTGTCTTGAGGTGAACACATGTACTCATGAAACGGAATATGAGTGAAACGGTGGAAAACATTTTCTTGTAATTTACACTAGAGGAATGGTTTCATATTTGAAAAGGTCTGTTAATATCGTTCTGTTGAAATATGGTACCTCACAAAACATTAGTTATAGATTATGAATGtacaataatataataatacagacatggaaaaatttaagggaacgcatgaaatagctgtggcttttaatttttgaaacagtaagagaaaagttcatacagatgaaaaggcttatgtcaagtgatgaaaatcaatatcgggtgtaTCCCCCATGTCTTTGGAGAACTGCatggcatcgtcgtggcatgctgcgaatgaggGTACGGATGGTATcaatcggaattctacgccattcttcctggagagccacgaaaagttcatccaaattgttggcttgaacaggtctgtcccgaacattgcggccaagaacatcccaaagatgttcgatggggttaaggtcaggagTTTTAGCCGGCCATTGCACCACCAtgacacctgcagccctcagtctgtaCCGACAAACATGAGCAATGTGAGGGCGAGCactgtcatgctggaactcgaacaaccgacctgctgtacgcgcaaagGTGATCACAATCGGTttcaagatctcgtcacgatatcgtacacctgttatcctgccatcaacacgcacaagatctgttaaagattgtggttaaaggtaaacccgTCCCACACCATAACGGAGACTcctccataacgatcatgctgtttgatggtgcaggcattgtgacgttccccaacgcgtctccaaactcgaattcgaccggCATTATAgtctagtgtgtacctgctctcatcactaaacatggtatTTCTTcattgacgtacggttcttcctccatggttccgtgcccactgcagtctcaagcgcttgtgttgctcagtcatgtttattccaaccaatggacggcggctttttagaccagccgatttaagacgattacgcagtgtacgtgaacaaattctgacgtttgttcttcgcctgaattccgtattgattttggaggaggatttgaacctgtctcgcagagcaataaggcgtagggtccggtcatcccgtggggtggttttctttttccgcCCCCGACCACgactcattttgacgtcaccagtcgctctgtagagattccaaagtctggatatcacgctaacagtATAAgttgaaaagttgttgcaacctgtcgtaatgagcttccaccattaaccatgccagttgcctcccatttctgtgccaaagtaAAGTAATGTCTctccatgttaacaatgtttttaaccgttgtgtttgacagcgcacatacatgtcacgtgtaaatctaagtgcatgtaactttaggagcatgtagtgcacgtgcatggaaagcattatggtgagtttgagtaaactgcgctgaagttagtaaatagaaattttgaattgccctaaagaacatgcgttcccttaaatttttccatgagtatataatcGTCCACAACAGAGATGTTGCGTAATTGGTGTGGTTTCATTCCAGATACTAAAATGCTATATTTCGGTAAAACCCGTGATGGTCCGGGTTTGAGACCATACATTAGGTGGTCTCTGGTTAGACTTTGTCACCAGCATTCATTGATGGCAGTAAGCTATGATTGATAGACTGATGATTGGGCTCAGTGAACTGCGTGTCAATGTGATCTGATTTCATTAAGttttgctcataacatcaatgcCCAGGGTGGAAAGCGGTGTTGAACAACAACAATCAAAATGTAGCTTTTGCTATATTTTGGATcacacttcctcagtaaagtaagATTCTAGCACTTTTGTTAGGTTGAGTCCTAGCAGGGATTCGAATCCACATCTTCAGTCAGGAACCTAACCTGCTCAGCAACCACGACGTCCAGTACCTGGCGATTAGGTGTCCGACTCAGAGGGTGTGAggttcgaattccggatgggactcaacccaacaacaactcaaagtgagtgagtttagttttacgccgcactcagcaataatccagcaatatggcggcggtctgtaaataatcgagtctgcaccagacaatccagtgatcaacaacatgagcatcgatttgagcaattgggaacctatgatatgtgtcaacctagtcagcgagtctgaccacccgatcccgttagttgcctcttacgacaagtatagtggcctttcatggcaagcatgggttgttgaaggcctattctaccccggaaccttcacgggtttaaCCCAAGAAGAGTACAGAACCTTACATTACTGACAAAGCGTAATCCCAAATGTGGCAtgcgttacatttgaccacatcCTAAATGGTATTGTGTTTTCATAACAATGAAACAGTCTGGACATTAACAGTTGGCTGTTTCAGATTCTGGAGAAGTCCCACAAATGTGGTCGTATCGAACACAAGTTTGTGGCTGGACAGATCGGGGCTGACCTCGACCGCGTGGAACTGATCAAGGCCACGTGCAAGCACAGATACGTCGAGCTGGAACCAGGTGAAACTGTCCTCCTCCCACCAGACTCTCGAATTTCAAGCATAAAATGGGTGCCTGTgtaaaatttgagcaaaaattcATATGGAAATATCTTTGTTCGAATGACATATGCCTATGCTGTTAACTGCTTCCATTTTGGCGtgacagagtgagtgggtgtagttttacgcaataccacggcaggggacatcagGCATGGGTTCAACCTATTGTAGCTATCtgcagaatcgaacccgggtcttcaccaTGAGCAGCggacgctttatccactaggctaccccgccgacTGTGTCGTGACAGAAGCCCTAGATGGTCGTGTTTCTAGATTTTTCATGGCCACACTCCTGTTCCTGTGTTTTACCCAAGTTTAATGTCAAAGACCTGTTTCCTCAGGCAACTTGTCACGCCGTACGACAACTGAATGTCTAGTCATAACGACAAAGCGCACTCACAATTATTTCCAGAAGATAAAttatcaaaataaaacaaagacCTACTTTTTTCCTTACGTGTTTTCGAGGCACATTGCTATCAAAGAGCCGTGTAGGGTTCGGCCCTTATAACTCTTCCTCATCTGGTTGCTAGGCGACACCCTATTCTTCCACTGCAACCTGCTTCACAACAGTGCCGCCAACGCAAGCGACAAACGACGCTGGGTCCTCATCACAGCCTTCAACACCCTCGACAACAACAGCGTCGTGGAACACCACCATCCTCCCGGAACCAAGATAGATATCGTAAGCATTTATTtatgttgtatattttgtttattttcgaGCGCAACAGTAGCAGTACTTCTAAGTATATGAATTTATCAGAACGGAATGTTAATCGTTGCACAAATAGGGTTGCGCGacaaagagaaaatgaccagtcttcctcGCATCACATCATTCGTCAACATTCGctcctttccgtaacctgcaagatattcggcttgtcccgaaATAACACGAGTGGTCACGAATGGCTTCTTAAAGACAGGCTGGTAATTTTTTCTCTCTGTTGCGCAGCCatatttgcactacagtttgccgGGATCAGACTTGCGTGTAGATAAGCCTGATCCATACGCCCAGTGTCATCGGACACAGTTAGAATTGTCCAAATATGTTGTCGCTActtagataatccagtgatcaacaatatgagcccCGCACTACACAGTTggaaaacgatgacatgtgtcaaccaagccagcgagcctgaccactcgatcccgttagtcgcctctaacagtaagcatgggttgctaaagatcagttctaacccggatcttcacaggtttaaGATTTGAAAATGTGTGCCCAAACcttttctttgtgaacaaaATACATGTCCAAATCCAAACCTTCCCATAGGTGAGCGACGACGCTATTCTTGCCTGCACCAACTACAGCGACATGACCGGCAAACGCTTCATGGACCCGTTGGCCAATAAGACAATCAAGGTAGACAACTAGGACAGAAGATTGGGGGATTTTGAAATTTCACGATTGTGtcctttgaaaatgttaaagaaGTGATTAAAACATGTCCCGCCTGTTAGTGTCAATTTATATCATTCAAAGTGAGACCTAGTCCAAGGATATCCAAACATATGGTCCAGCACCTCTATGGAACAGCGGACAGAACGCCCACGGTTTGTTGGTGGACCGTTTCTGTGCAGACTTAGCAAAATCTGCCACTCACCCATTTCGAAAGGTAAAGGCGACTGAGAAATCTAGTCGTTGCTTCCCAGAGAGACGATGTTCCTGTAGAGACCAAGCAGCTATAGCTTCTGTCTAGTCCAAAAAAGGAGaagtaaaataaaaataacttaCATTAAAAcgcatacaaacatacatacaaaagcACACTTTTTGTAGTCCATGTGGAAGGGGTGCCTTGGGATCTTTGTACAAACTGGTTTGGGCTGATTCTAGCATCTGCTTCACCTTCTGGATATCCAGACGGATCTCTTCTTGTTTCTCCTCTttcgttgtcgttgtcgttgtcgttgtcgtcgtcgtcCAGAGTACACAAAATACCACAATCAACGTAGTCGTGGTTTGCTCCGCAGGGGTCCCGATCTTCCTCAGGCGGTCATAGAAGAGATTTGGATCTCCCTAGCAGGCAAGAAGGTCGATGGTTTCTGCAGAGGGCTCTCACCATAGTTCGTAGAGCCCTTCGGAACCAGTGCCGAAACATTGTGGTCTGGAGGCAAATCTCTTTTTCTCTAGCAGGGCCTGGAAGACCTCTGCCATGTCCCAAGTTGTCTCTGTTTGTGTCTCGTGGTCTCTTTTGGAGCTGCGCGGATACGCTTATATCTGGTTTGCGATATGCGGTACCGATTGTGGAAGCCGAACTGGAGACTTCTGTGCGTGGTTACTGTTTTTGTCTTCTGTGGCCGTGTGTTATATGTGGCCATAATGCTGTTGTATTTTTCTGCGTATGAAGAATGGGGGACGAAATGTTATACAACCCAGAACAGTAGTCCATCACACTATTTTGTTGGCGCTAGGCGCCGAATTGTTTGGAGGTCCTAGGTAGGGTGTACCAATGCATGATTTTCCCGCCATTCTCTATACCTCTGCGACTGCTCAAGCAGCAAGCCAAAACAACAAAGCTGCCGGGTGAACCGGTTTGCCTGGATTGTTGGTTGGTTAGtagttgtttggttggttggcaGGGTTGTTGGTTAACTTGGGCGAGTGGGCGAGTAAGATGGATATGAGGGCCACCTTGATGGTGTGGCCACCGGTGTCTCAAGCTGTCACTCTATGCGGTCAGTGACGTGAATCCCTATAAACACCCACTGAATATATTGATGATGTCAGGGTCACTGGATTAACCTGTCTTCCGTCCGGTCACATGCTTCGTaggttgtaaataaataaaagtatgtttatacgtatcatgacacaaaagtCAACTCATTtggacttaattcggctaagatatatatccatatatataaatataaaatcgCCCATGGGCAATAATAGTTAcctttactcaaaatacatgcTTTTGCATGTTTTGGGAGTTGCAAATGAATAGAAGTATGAATACGTATCACGACAGTGACAAGTGTCTACTAAGACCAGGGGAGATccattctaacacggatcttcaagAGCAGCAACAATAGGAAGCTAAATGATGCACATATTCTGGGACATATGTACTCATTTAGGTGCAAGTCATGATCTTGCGCAAGACCCAAACTGCCCATCTACAAAAATGCAATCTAAACAGAGCCAATGCATATACGTACATGCACAATGTCGCACACTTTCGACAATACATCGGTTGATGTTATGTCCAGTCGccttttactacaagcatgggttactgaagatccatTCTCACCCGGATCATCAAGGGTCGCCTCAGTAGGAAGGTAAATAAGTACATATGCCCAAATTTATAGTACACATCTCCAAGATTGCCAGCTTGGGTCTTGCGCAAAATCACATGACTCGCATTTCTTTCGTGAAGACTTCAGGGAAAGGGGGGTAATCGAAGTGATATGACGTTCAAGTCTTGTCAAGTGCTCTGTGATTAATTAATTATGCCATTTTTGTGTCAGATCTAGCCTCACAAGAGAAAGAGCTTAGAACACATGTAAACCAGTGTTGAATATAATCATACCGAACAATTATCAGTTATCTGTGCAAGACATTATATGAGTAATCTAAGTGGCACTTCTTCTCGCCAAAATTACTAATTCATTTGACGAGTTTTCTTCAATTACGCGTTCACATTACAACGCAAGAGGATATGTTATGCCTCATTAATTCCCAGAAGAAACATTTAGTATTTCGCGATGAACTTTATTCTTGTCTACCGATCGTAAACGTGTGGTTTGAAACAAAAGATCAGTAACCAACTGACGCTTGGCCAAAATGATCAAGCATTACAAAAGCATCACATTGTCAGCCAACCGATGCCAACCGTTATTGTTTTAGGAAGCCCATTACTCAGAGAAATCGTTACGACTGATTTGGCAGGGATCAGTCttagtaaacttatcctcagtacttttcgttatactccaccactgagtctaacaaagccttatgggaggtcgcgtcaggtaacctttgagattgaccaatcggatcacagcttaccaaatcgcgaaagtgcacattcgcacattcctcatgaactttttatctcgaacgattccgaatgctatttagcgtacgatcgcgtccaggtgatgcacacggcgtgcGTACTGCCATggcaacggtgagtaaacagtcgctgaaaatagtgttttgggcaatattcaaggatgttatcttgtggaaatattagctaatggtaaccatgtcaacagaaaccacatactgcaggtcaaataactgtgttacatgctgatttttgtttgtggagagatctgtgtcggtgacctgaatattttgaaactccctccgatccctaaatagtagccgttgtctgattggttaaatctgtttaaccgtctcgcatttgattggacggtcattggttgctcaaaggttacctgacgcgaccttctgctaggttttgttagactcagtggtggagtgtaacttAGACTGGGAAGGGACAACCTATATCCAAAGAACTCTCTAAAtacaaaatgcatttctatcagCCCCCGGgtaagttttattttttttataaatacgTATTTCTAATACAATATTCTTGAACATTATTCCAAGCGAACCCCATCGAGTTATGTTCCTTGAGCGTCCACGAATATCCTATGACTCAACTTGTGATTGAAATCAGTTCGGCAAACGACGACAACAGTTTTCGACGTCCGGGGCAATTTTTTTTTCGATTTCAGGGAAGTCGTAGGGGTTAATAGCTCTTTCAGTGCGTCAATGGGAATctaaagtgagtgcatatgtACCAATATACATAATGTAGGTTTAATCTCTGAAATCACTGAGCAGAACATCATGTAACTCAGTTCTCCctgtgacgagcgaatgttttTACCATTAAGCTAAGCATCACTGAAACCAGGTTTCCCGTTTGACGAGCgatcactttaaccactgaggTAAACATGGTTCCTGAAACATGTTATTCCTTTTACTATAAATGAAATTTTGATTTAAATGTCAGGATAGGCCCATTAGGAAACTAATTTTGGATACGTTTATACAAAACAATGTATGTGCTTTTGAAGCAAAGGGAAGCATAATGACAATAAATGAAGGGTGACACTGGCTCAGGCATtgtgtttttcagttttgaGGAAGGTATACAAGGGTTGACTGAAAGGAGGATGTTATTGCGTGTCTGGCAGCTTACCATTGTAGGATGTGTTTCAATTTGTCTTACATCTTTCTTCACCTTACTGGACTGGGCATCAAATTATGCCAACAGCAGTGTGGTAAATACAGTGCCTGTCAATCCGTGGTTTATGACGCTGTACTCTTGACGTGCGGTTTATCAGATAGCTCAGTGAGTTCTCTGAGAATGACCATGCCAATTGGTGCTGGTCATCGGCGAGGAATGTCATATCACCAGGTAGGTTTTGTGGTTGTAGCCTCGATCAGTAAAAACGTTCAGGGTGCTTGGATGAGCGAGGAGGTTTTGGTGACTGTCAGTGTTTGAGCATTGCTGTTAGGGTTAATTTGAGCGTGACTCTTTCTGAGAGTTTTAGTATGACTGTATCGGTGAGtttgaaagttgtgttttagtGAGTTTGAGGGTGACTGTTTGGGTGTGTTTCAGTGCTGGGGTTTCGGTGCGTTTGACTGTAGTGTATAGGTGAATTTGAGAGTAGCGTTTGCGTGAGTTTTTGTgtagtgaatgggtgagtttgAGGGAGGCTGTTTGGGTGAGTGTCAGTGCTGGCGTTTCGGGGAGTATGAGTGTAGTGTTTGGGTGACTTTGCGTGTTTGGGTTTGTGTTAGCATTAGTATGGTGTTTATGTGAGTTTGAGAGTTGGGGTTTGAGTGAGTTCGACTGTCGGAGTTTGTGTGAGTTTGAGTGTAGTGATTGAGTAAGGTTGAGGGTGGCTATTTTGAAGTGTTTGTGCATGGCTGTTTTAGTGAGTTTGAGtgcagtgtttgagtgagtttggatGTAGTTTTTGGATGAGTTTGAGTATGGGTGAGTTTGAGTTTCGGCGTTTCGGTGATTTTGAGTGCAATGTTTGAGTGAATTTGAGCGTGGCTTGTTCAGTGTTAATGTTTGGGTGAGTTTGAGTGCAGTATTTGGTGAGTTATCGTACTTGTGTGGGTGATGGGGGAAGGTGGGATATCATAGTGGTTGACGTCACGACGGAACCTGGGCTCCATTTCCCTCATTGGTGCAATGTTTGAAGTCTATTTCCGGTGTTCCCCCGCCGTGTTAgtactgggatattgctaaaagcagcattcTTCTCATGGTGGTCCAGTGTACGTTATTTACGCGGCTGGGATACAACTGGAATATAGCGGTGTGTAGCTATACAGGACCAGTGTTGCTGggtgtatctatacaggaccagtgttgctgtgtgtatctatacaggaccAGTGTTGCTGTGTGTAGCTATACAGGACCAGTGTTGCTGTGTGTAGCTATACAGGACCAGTGTTGCTGTGTGTAGCTATACAGGACCAGTGTTGCTGTGTGTATCTATACGGAACCAGTGTTGCTGTGTGTAGCTATACGGGACCAGTGTTGCTGTGTGTAGCTATACGGGACCAGTGTTGCTGTGTCTATCTATACGGGACCAGTGTTGCTGTGTGTAGCTATACGGGACCAGTGTTGCTGTGTGTAGCTATACGGGACCAGTGTTGCTGTGTGTAGCTATACGGGACCAGTGTTGCTGTGTGTAGCTATACGGGACCAGTGTTGCTGTGTGTATCTATACAGGGCCAGTGTTGCTGTGTGTAGCTATACGGGAcctgtgttgctgtgtgtagcTATACGGGACCAGTGTTGCTGTGTGTAGCTATACGGGACCAGTGTTGCTGTGTGTATCTATACAGGGCCAGTGTTGCTGTGTGTAGCTATACGGGATCAAGGTTGCTGGGTGTAGCCACACAGGATCAATGCTGCTGGGTGTAGCTATACCCGGGCCAATGCTGCTGGGTGTGGCTATACAGGGCCAATGCTGATGGGTGTAGCTATACAGAACCAGTGTTGCTGGATGTAGCTATACGGGACCAATGCTGCTGGGTGTATCTATAAAGGGCCAATGTTGCTGGGTGTATCTATAAAGGACCAATGCTGCTGGGTGTATCTATAAAGGGCCAGTGCTGCTGGGTGTATCTATAAAGGGCCAATGCTACTAGGTGTATCTATAAAGGGCCAATGCTGCTGGGTGTATCTATAAAGGGCCAATGCTGCTGTGTGTAGCCATACAGGGGCCAATGCTGCTAGGTGTAGCCACACAGGGCCAATGCTGCTGGGTGTATCTATAAAGGGCCAATGCTGCTGGGTGTATCtatacacagcaaaaataagctggtttccggaacactgaaaccgagaagaaacgtcatggaaaccaacatttccagttggtttccagggagtttcctatagtttcattgtggtttccatgcaactgaaactgcaccatttcaggatgatttcaggtttgtttcattacccactcctccaagcgggatccagttggtttccatgtacgagtttattttaggtttcaacctggtttccatgtatgagtttattgtaggtttcaacctggtttccatgtatgagtttattgtaggtttcgacctggtttccatgtatgagtttattgtaggtttcgacctggtttccatgtatgagtttattgtaggtttcaacctggtttccatgtatgagtttattgtaggtttcgacctggtttccatgtatgagtttattgtaggtttcaacctggtttccatgtatgagtttattgtaggtttcaacctggtttccatgtatgagtttattgtaggtttcaacctggtttccatgtatgaattTGCTGtcggtttcaacctggtttccatgtatgagtttgcTGTCGGTTTCAACCCagtttccgtgttgtagtttccaacctagtttgaTACCTAGTTTCCATAAACTGAATCTTGCTCGTGTCggccctttacccggtcctccggaaaagatgttgtttcatgtctcacatgtaggAAATCagatattttatacaattgcataatggtaaaaggcttcagggtgacaaataacagaat includes:
- the LOC137272373 gene encoding L-proline trans-4-hydroxylase-like isoform X2, with protein sequence MATDFRYKAGFKANDDMKKAFDEYGYIIIRGLLNTAELNKVKKALEENGEILKHSFGLSDGNNRKSRLCVWSHPGSDITGMVSRSERVAGTVEKLLGGDVYHYHSKLMMKEAQTGGCFVWHQDYGYWYHNGLLKPDMLAVFMAIDRCSKENGCLEILEKSHKCGRIEHKFVAGQIGADLDRVELIKATCKHRYVELEPGDTLFFHCNLLHNSAANASDKRRWVLITAFNTLDNNSVVEHHHPPGTKIDIVSDDAILACTNYSDMTGKRFMDPLANKTIKVDN
- the LOC137272373 gene encoding L-proline trans-4-hydroxylase-like isoform X1, which encodes MLDCQREPVIFCVCSAAWAEVLKYYIPKRLCNTVTLLLSKINQELVSRKQIFRTMATDFRYKAGFKANDDMKKAFDEYGYIIIRGLLNTAELNKVKKALEENGEILKHSFGLSDGNNRKSRLCVWSHPGSDITGMVSRSERVAGTVEKLLGGDVYHYHSKLMMKEAQTGGCFVWHQDYGYWYHNGLLKPDMLAVFMAIDRCSKENGCLEILEKSHKCGRIEHKFVAGQIGADLDRVELIKATCKHRYVELEPGDTLFFHCNLLHNSAANASDKRRWVLITAFNTLDNNSVVEHHHPPGTKIDIVSDDAILACTNYSDMTGKRFMDPLANKTIKVDN